The following is a genomic window from Candidatus Methylomirabilota bacterium.
GTGTTCGCGCAGGATACGGTGGTCGACGAGTTCCGCCGGCGCTACGTCGAGCGCATCAAGGGCCTGCGGCTGGGCAACCCGGCCGATCCCGCCACCGTGATGGGCCCGCTGGTGAGCGCCCAGCAGCTCGAGCGGGTGGAGAGCGCGGTGGCCCGGGCCCTGGCCGAGGGCGGCGAGCGCGTGCACGGGGGCGCGCCGCTCAGAAAGACGCCGGCGGACGCGCGGGCCGGGATCCAGGCGGCGCCCGAGGTCTGGGAGCGCGGCTTTTTCTTCCCGCCCACCGTCATCGAGGCGCGCGATCCGACGAACCCCGCGATGCAGGACGAGATCTTCGGCCCGGTCCTCTGTCTCAGCGCGTTCAGCGGCCGGCACCGTGAGGAGGCGCTCCTCAACGCCGTGCGGCTCCTGAACGCCTCGCGCTACGGGCTGAGCAATGCCGTGCTGACCAACCGGCTGGACGACGCGATGAAGGTGATGGAGCGCGCGAAGACCGGCATCCTCTACATCGGGCGGGGCACGACGGGCGCCGAGCTCGGCAAGCCCTTCGGCGGCGTGAAGGACTCGGGACACGGCCGGGAGGGCGCGGGCATCGACGAGGTCACCTACCTCAAGCAGGTCTACATCGACCATCACGGCAAGCCGCGCATGGCCCAGGCTGGCGCCGACGAGGCCGTGCAGCGGATGCTCCAGGAGTCCCGCGAGCTCGGCGCGGCCGTCTTCGGAGGGCGGTGAAGCCATGCCGAGGATCGTCGACCTCAGCTTCCCCATCCGGCCGCACTTCCGCTGGAAGGTGGCGCCCGAGCTCGTGGCCGCTCACGCCACGGGCCATCCCCTGCAGAGCACCGTGCTGACGATCAGCTGCCACGCCTACACCCACGTCGACGCCCCGCTGCACTACCTGACCGACGGCCGCGACATGGCGGTCATGCCCGTCGATCAGTGGATGGGCGAGGCGGCCGTGGTCGATCTGACCCATCTGGGCGCCGACGGCGAGGTGACCGGACGGGACCTCGAGCGGCGCGCCGGCCACGTGCGGGCGGGGGACATCGTGCTGCTGCGCACGGACTGGCCGAAGCGGGTGAGCGTCCAGACCGAGGAGTTCTGGAAGGCCGGCCCGTGGACGGGACCGAGCGCCTGCGACTGGCTCGT
Proteins encoded in this region:
- a CDS encoding cyclase family protein, with amino-acid sequence MPRIVDLSFPIRPHFRWKVAPELVAAHATGHPLQSTVLTISCHAYTHVDAPLHYLTDGRDMAVMPVDQWMGEAAVVDLTHLGADGEVTGRDLERRAGHVRAGDIVLLRTDWPKRVSVQTEEFWKAGPWTGPSACDWLVARRVKAVGYDYPPDHCIRDTIAEPRRRPARDEYTTHAIFFPAGITVIEYLTNLDQIGVPRCRFIALPLRLEGADGSPVRAIAVVE